In the Malania oleifera isolate guangnan ecotype guangnan chromosome 1, ASM2987363v1, whole genome shotgun sequence genome, one interval contains:
- the LOC131164914 gene encoding uncharacterized protein LOC131164914, translated as MEKRKKDHKLAPTAAAQESEMNDSWTKEDQNQSGVGVAGMITRMGCSSHDKANSLNPQLPPITRGAYTPHPPIEQSLSIPRPIPTPSPSTVALSQWQQLPHQQLNASSHQAQNGQPSPYIAHSTLPFWLPSQPDCHVFGANLPVSHQAYAPLGAIDPSWQASAMIAGGQTSSINQLQIPSLCYPYPGFPGPWDSSFWWAQHQQPVPPCTYAFPGASGYFSSLRPPVLGTSVSGQSFQRGIIRVPAKFSQKHQQLWEAQSAENIQLWSAINYLHSELAEYKSRLLKVEAEVLALKPTIEEAAAHGTETAPPGKTSKRRRQRRPAASVHALHSPSESHPQVCGRKSTLSKIQTSLNFEKKSLNNVENKGNIGNLTSTIQKEKDEKMARTMTTSSVNVAINGNDMVPTAFPNQRQDNPVVEMSTTDFNLDSKTKHNNGKAEDSKAASQQIKAVWPDGALTTYIGDSYGRSIVWPSNISSEDCTTNTVHMRPQPLYNNDGVVGQGGKVVHSWNFGNKEYASEDLEDAVVGSAKEEDEEEEEEEEEIGDDASSAAEEIEGSKDEAVSMIDASEGTSTRGLPHSNSW; from the exons ATGGAAAAGAGGAAGAAGGATCACAAGCTCGCCCCCACTGCTGCTGCTCAAGAATCCGAAATGAATGACTCATGG ACAAAGGAAGATCAAAACCAATCTGGTGTTGGAGTTGCTGGAATGATTACCAGAATGGGTTGCTCTTCACATGACAAGGCTAATTCCCTTAATCCGCAACTCCCACCAATTACTCGAGGGGCATACACACCTCATCCTCCTATAGAACAGTCACTGAGCATTCCTAGGCCAATTCCCACTCCATCACCGTCCACAGTTGCTTTAAGCCAATGGCAGCAACTACCACACCAGCAGCTGAACGCCAGTAGCCATCAGGCCCAAAATGGGCAGCCATCACCGTATATAGCCCATTCAACCCTGCCTTTTTGGCTGCCCAGCCAGCCTGATTGCCATGTTTTCGGGGCCAATCTTCCTGTTTCTCATCAGGCGTATGCTCCTCTGGGAGCAATTGATCCTTCCTGGCAAGCTTCTGCGATGATCGCTGGAGGACAAACTTCATCTATAAACCAACTGCAGATCCCCAGTCTCTGTTACCCTTATCCAGGCTTTCCAG GTCCTTGGGATTCTTCATTTTGGTGGGCTCAACATCAGCAACCAGTGCCTCCTTGTACTTATGCTTTTCCAGGAGCATCTGGTTATTTCTCATCCCTGCGGCCACCAGTGCTGGGAACATCAGTTTCTGGACAATCCTTTCAAAGAGGAATTATCCGGGTACCGGCGAAATTTTCTCAGAAGCACCAACAACTTTGGGAAGCTCAA TCAGCGGAGAACATTCAGCTATGGTCTGCAATTAACTATTTGCACTCAGAATTGGCTGAATACAAGAGCCGCTTACTGAAGGTTGAAGCAGAGGTTTTAGCACTGAAACCGACAATTGAAGAGGCTGCTGCCCATGGTACTGAGACTGCTCCACCTGGAAAgacatcaaaaaggaggagacaAAGGAGACCAGCTGCTTCAGTTCATGCCTTGCATTCTCCCAGTGAGTCTCATCCCCAAGTTTGTGGAAGAAAGTCTACATTATCTAAGATTCAAACATCACTCAATTTTGAGAAGAAAAGCCTGAACAATGTGGAAAATAAAGGAAACATAGGTAATCTCACCTCAACCATTCAGaaagaaaaagatgaaaaaatgGCACGCACCATGACAACCAGCAGTGTTAATGTTGCGATTAATGGAAACGACATGGTGCCAACTGCATTTCCCAATCAACGCCAAGACAATCCTGTAGTTGAAATGAGTACGACTGACTTTAATCTTGACTCAAAAACCAAGCATAACAATGGCAAAGCTGAAGACTCGAAAGCTGCATCTCAGCAGATTAAGGCGGTCTGGCCTGATGGTGCCCTAACAACTTATATTGGAGATTCTTACGGCAGGAGTATTGTGTGGCCTTCGAACATCTCCTCTGAAGATTGCACAACTAATACAGTGCATATGAGACCCCAGCCTCTATATAATAATGATGGTGTTGTTGGGCAAGGAGGGAAGGTTGTTCACTCATGGAATTTTGGGAATAAAGAATATGCTTCAGAAGATCTTGAAGATGCTGTGGTAGGATCAGCTAaagaggaagatgaagaagaagaagaggaagaggaggaaATTGGAGATGACGCTAGCTCAGCTGCTGAAGAAATAGAGGGAAGTAAAGATGAGGCTGTTTCCATGATTGATGCTTCGGAAGGCACCAGCACTAGAGGTTTGCCACATTCAAATAGCTGGTGA